A genomic segment from Fuerstiella sp. encodes:
- a CDS encoding DUF1501 domain-containing protein: MLTILGDRTERFCDGVPRRAFLQIGGLALGGMSLPQILRAEAASEIRSSHKGIINIFLPGGPPHQDMWDLKVEAPKEIRGPFQPIATSVPGIEICEEFPLLAGIADKFVFIRSIVGAAVGHAAFQCQTGRSNRGPQQPSGGWPAIGSVLSKTQGPVLPSVPPFVGLCAPTNFKRWGDPGHPGFLGVAHAPFKPNAESRENMTLNGVTLDRLRDRQSVLTSLDRFRREADASRKMEGIDAFNEQALGILTSSKLAEALDVEREDTKLRDRYGRGTPAKQKDGAQKLLDHFLVARRLIQSGVRCVTLAFSRWDWHGGNFTRARQDFPMLDQGVTALIEDLERRDMLDDVTVVVWGEFGRTPKINERGGRDHWPRVSCALMAGGGMRTGQVIGATNRLGEYATERPVHFQDVFATMYHNMGVDVRHLTLNDLQGRPQYLVDNDRYGVMQELV, from the coding sequence ATGTTAACAATTCTCGGCGACAGGACGGAACGATTTTGCGACGGTGTCCCCAGACGTGCGTTCTTACAGATCGGTGGTTTAGCGCTGGGAGGCATGAGTCTTCCACAGATTCTGCGGGCAGAAGCAGCATCGGAGATTCGCTCCAGCCATAAAGGGATCATCAATATTTTTTTGCCGGGCGGCCCACCTCATCAGGACATGTGGGATCTGAAGGTTGAAGCGCCTAAGGAGATACGCGGCCCGTTTCAGCCGATCGCTACAAGTGTTCCGGGAATTGAGATTTGCGAAGAATTCCCACTGCTTGCCGGCATCGCCGACAAATTCGTGTTCATTCGTTCCATCGTGGGTGCTGCGGTGGGGCATGCGGCATTTCAGTGTCAGACGGGTCGCAGTAACCGCGGTCCCCAGCAACCGTCAGGAGGGTGGCCGGCAATCGGCAGCGTGTTGTCGAAGACACAAGGTCCGGTACTCCCGTCTGTGCCACCATTCGTCGGTCTTTGCGCTCCGACGAATTTCAAAAGGTGGGGTGATCCCGGACATCCAGGATTCCTGGGTGTGGCACACGCGCCGTTCAAACCGAATGCTGAATCGCGAGAGAATATGACACTAAACGGTGTCACGCTTGACCGTCTGCGAGACCGCCAAAGTGTTTTGACGTCACTCGACCGCTTTCGTCGGGAGGCTGACGCCAGCCGTAAGATGGAAGGGATCGATGCTTTCAATGAACAGGCTCTGGGAATCCTGACTTCAAGCAAGCTTGCCGAAGCACTGGATGTGGAACGTGAGGACACGAAGCTCCGCGACCGCTACGGTCGCGGCACGCCTGCCAAACAGAAAGATGGCGCCCAGAAGCTGCTTGACCATTTTCTGGTGGCGCGTCGACTGATTCAGTCCGGCGTGCGCTGCGTGACACTGGCGTTCAGCCGCTGGGACTGGCACGGCGGCAATTTCACCCGGGCTCGCCAGGATTTCCCAATGCTCGATCAGGGCGTCACCGCATTGATCGAGGATCTCGAACGTCGCGACATGCTTGATGACGTGACGGTAGTGGTGTGGGGTGAATTTGGTCGAACGCCGAAGATCAACGAAAGAGGCGGTCGGGACCACTGGCCCCGAGTCAGCTGTGCTCTGATGGCTGGCGGCGGTATGCGAACCGGACAGGTCATCGGTGCTACAAACCGGCTGGGAGAATATGCAACGGAACGACCCGTTCACTTTCAGGATGTCTTTGCCACGATGTACCACAACATGGGCGTTGATGTACGACATTTGACGCTCAATGATCTTCAGGGCCGGCCACAGTATCTGGTCGACAACGACCGTTACGGCGTGATGCAGGAACTCGTCTGA
- a CDS encoding SDR family oxidoreductase, with the protein MSLQGKTALVTGAGRGIGKGIAIELARRGADLVINDRPDGQDLADTLQEIRDLCPSATAIEANVFERSECERLVSAAVEARGRIDILVSNPANILWCEYLKFDPDDFERVIAGTLIGGFHLSQVVSRHMVERGGGGKILFISSVHAEMPYTPCVAYNAAKAGLNHMARTIALELAPHHINVNCIEPGWIDTPGEQETFGEDRLREEGAKLPWGRLGQPSDIGKAAAFLVSDEAEYVTAEMLRVDGAFLFKDAKEEV; encoded by the coding sequence ATGAGTTTGCAGGGAAAAACAGCACTGGTTACCGGAGCCGGACGCGGGATTGGTAAAGGAATTGCGATAGAACTGGCACGGAGAGGCGCAGACCTTGTGATCAATGACCGTCCGGACGGACAGGATCTGGCCGACACTCTTCAGGAAATTCGGGACCTGTGTCCGTCTGCAACTGCCATCGAGGCGAATGTCTTTGAGCGATCGGAGTGTGAGCGACTTGTGTCGGCAGCGGTCGAAGCCAGGGGACGGATTGACATCCTGGTCAGTAATCCTGCAAACATTCTGTGGTGTGAATATCTGAAATTCGATCCCGATGACTTCGAGCGGGTTATCGCCGGCACACTCATTGGTGGTTTTCATCTTAGTCAGGTGGTCTCTCGACATATGGTCGAACGCGGCGGCGGCGGAAAAATTTTGTTCATTTCAAGTGTCCACGCCGAAATGCCCTACACGCCCTGTGTTGCATACAATGCTGCCAAGGCGGGTCTGAATCACATGGCGCGCACCATTGCCCTCGAACTGGCCCCGCATCACATCAATGTCAACTGTATTGAACCGGGGTGGATCGATACACCTGGCGAACAGGAGACATTCGGTGAAGACCGACTCCGGGAAGAAGGAGCCAAGCTTCCCTGGGGACGACTTGGGCAGCCGTCGGATATCGGAAAAGCGGCCGCTTTTCTTGTTTCCGATGAGGCCGAATATGTGACTGCCGAAATGTTACGTGTCGACGGTGCGTTCCTGTTCAAAGATGCAAAAGAAGAGGTGTAA
- a CDS encoding SDR family oxidoreductase has translation MNTNSLSGKTAVVTGTTSGIGRAVAIMLANHGAKVFGGDIAASTDDGTTFTDLNVTTTNCDVTTEQDVIRLIALAATHSGKIDILVNNAGVGMVKQVPDVSEEDWDFCMGVNVKGPFLCSKHAMNHMSGGGSIINISSNAGLLPRAHDPVYSTSKGALIALTRSLALCHSPDQIRVNAVCPGPVGETVMMDQGLRETGDPAAAYQATVAASPIARAAGRMIHVDEIAAAVLYLASDAALMVTGTSIAIDGGKSLGVPPKPSD, from the coding sequence ATGAACACAAACTCACTGAGCGGTAAGACAGCTGTGGTAACAGGTACAACCTCCGGTATTGGCCGTGCCGTTGCCATTATGCTGGCGAACCACGGTGCGAAAGTCTTTGGGGGTGATATTGCAGCTTCGACTGACGACGGTACAACGTTCACAGACCTTAACGTCACAACGACAAACTGTGACGTGACTACTGAACAGGACGTCATTCGTTTAATCGCCCTGGCAGCGACTCATTCAGGAAAAATTGACATCCTTGTCAACAATGCAGGTGTCGGCATGGTCAAACAAGTCCCTGATGTCAGCGAAGAAGACTGGGATTTTTGCATGGGTGTTAATGTGAAAGGGCCATTTCTTTGCAGCAAGCATGCCATGAACCACATGAGTGGCGGCGGGTCGATCATTAACATATCGAGCAATGCAGGGCTGCTGCCACGCGCTCACGACCCCGTATATTCAACCAGCAAAGGTGCATTGATTGCGCTGACGCGCAGCCTGGCCTTATGCCACAGCCCCGATCAAATACGAGTCAACGCTGTTTGCCCCGGCCCGGTGGGCGAAACCGTTATGATGGACCAGGGACTCCGGGAAACCGGTGATCCGGCTGCTGCCTACCAGGCGACTGTCGCTGCCAGCCCTATCGCTCGGGCAGCAGGTCGTATGATTCATGTCGATGAAATTGCAGCTGCGGTACTTTACTTAGCGAGCGATGCCGCACTGATGGTGACCGGGACCAGCATCGCCATCGACGGCGGCAAAAGCCTTGGTGTCCCTCCGAAACCATCTGACTGA
- a CDS encoding glycosyltransferase family 4 protein, with amino-acid sequence MKPVFVFPDGMCLSGVMTWSMDICRRLNESGENVAVIKHPDYGVQMSTRLPSDMQVVRCQHSTLPNGPNLDLRDIRQFTKDYRRALPGTVIPNWSRGAYATCSLISQEDPESLRVIGYAHSDENYYYELLYYYEPLIHRFVAVSDEIAAKLANRMPHREKDILIRPYAVNVDRGLQRSYSRQDVPLQLIYAGRIIELQKRVTDLVRLAEALTKEGVQFCLRIVGDGPDKESLVNRVGALEERVRRQIKLVGAVGIDEMPKLWLSSDILILVSDYEGTSISMLEAMANGCVPVVTNVSGMARLIQPGLNGFLAEVGNTAEMVRILKMLDRDRPKLESAGAGAFDAIVERFSTEDYLQWLQSMLEHVWQEAPRSWPSERPILPELAEPVHIEEKRSRRWVKWLRTQFLRSRNSSF; translated from the coding sequence ATGAAACCCGTTTTTGTCTTTCCGGACGGCATGTGCCTCAGTGGAGTCATGACCTGGTCTATGGATATTTGCCGACGACTGAACGAGTCCGGGGAAAACGTTGCTGTGATCAAACATCCGGATTACGGTGTCCAGATGTCAACGAGACTTCCATCGGACATGCAGGTAGTTCGATGTCAACATTCGACTCTTCCCAATGGCCCGAACCTGGATTTACGCGACATCAGGCAGTTCACTAAGGATTACCGTCGGGCTTTGCCCGGCACAGTGATTCCTAACTGGAGTCGTGGCGCTTATGCAACCTGTTCCCTGATATCGCAGGAGGATCCCGAATCCCTTCGAGTCATCGGCTACGCTCATTCTGATGAAAATTATTACTATGAGCTGCTGTACTATTATGAGCCGCTGATTCACCGTTTTGTGGCAGTGAGTGATGAGATTGCAGCGAAGCTTGCAAACAGAATGCCTCATCGGGAAAAGGACATCCTCATTCGCCCCTATGCGGTGAATGTGGATCGCGGTTTGCAACGCAGTTACTCCCGGCAGGATGTCCCGCTCCAGTTGATATACGCGGGAAGAATCATCGAACTGCAAAAACGCGTGACTGATCTGGTCCGTCTTGCTGAGGCTTTGACCAAAGAGGGTGTACAGTTTTGTCTGCGGATTGTGGGAGACGGACCCGACAAAGAGAGCCTGGTCAACAGAGTCGGTGCACTCGAAGAACGCGTTCGTCGACAGATAAAGCTGGTAGGCGCGGTAGGTATCGACGAGATGCCAAAATTATGGCTGTCGTCGGACATATTGATTTTGGTTTCAGACTACGAAGGTACTTCGATCTCAATGCTGGAAGCCATGGCCAATGGTTGTGTGCCGGTGGTGACCAATGTCAGTGGAATGGCAAGGCTCATCCAGCCCGGTCTTAACGGCTTTCTTGCCGAAGTTGGAAATACGGCAGAGATGGTCCGAATTCTGAAAATGCTCGACCGAGATCGCCCTAAGCTGGAGTCCGCGGGAGCAGGGGCGTTTGATGCGATTGTTGAACGATTCTCCACTGAAGATTATTTACAATGGTTGCAGAGTATGTTGGAGCATGTTTGGCAAGAAGCTCCACGGTCCTGGCCTTCCGAACGTCCGATTTTGCCCGAACTCGCAGAGCCCGTTCACATCGAAGAGAAGAGATCGCGACGCTGGGTTAAGTGGCTCCGGACGCAGTTTCTCCGCAGTCGAAACTCGTCATTCTAA
- a CDS encoding SH3 domain-containing protein — translation MRAFLFVLTLMVGGCSSAEQKSVPNTETAQPGDTAGRTGTDAMTASGAGPVTESVIITETEYYSTGPQQSRPPDGKLPVGTKVRIVNDGGSYVQIESADGLQGWVSADTVGTGTTSD, via the coding sequence ATGCGAGCATTTCTGTTTGTCCTGACGCTCATGGTTGGTGGATGCAGCTCTGCGGAACAAAAGTCCGTACCCAACACGGAGACCGCTCAACCAGGCGATACAGCAGGCCGTACGGGGACAGACGCCATGACCGCTTCCGGTGCCGGCCCTGTAACGGAATCGGTGATCATCACCGAAACGGAGTACTATTCCACCGGCCCACAGCAGAGCCGTCCGCCGGATGGAAAACTCCCGGTCGGCACCAAGGTCCGCATCGTGAACGACGGCGGAAGTTACGTGCAGATTGAATCAGCGGATGGACTTCAGGGCTGGGTGTCTGCTGACACTGTCGGAACAGGGACGACCAGCGACTAG
- a CDS encoding c-type cytochrome, which produces MSATGPTLATCGVAGEQRLHYKPYMLMSLLFGTGNTRSLSMFNRMLVCAVFMFSLCRLDAQVDMPQVLDSRLAMTLFAQEPEIVTPTGIAVDRRGRVFCIESHTHFPPDGYAGPETDRIRIYDDTNADGRADRITTFFEGSSATMNMAFAADGSLYVATRAKIFRLHDQNGDDKPDSNTLVIDLQTNGNYPHNGLSGLAFQNNRLYFGFGENLGLDYKLVGSDGTVISGGGEGGNVFSCALDGSKLRAVATGFWNPFGLAFDKVGNLIAIDNDPDWRPPCRLLHIVEGGDYGYRFSHGRRGTHPFTAWFGELPGTLGMISGTGEAPSGLLRYDRVSPDPQTSSLLCTSWGLHAVEKYDLVPSGASFRARSMTLIKGGIDFRPVGIAAAPDGTMYLSDWCKRSYQLHGFGRIWKITFDGRSGQTPDNHSAPVSYPYRQTDVVSRQRAANLLSAERIDFPRAIQTAVSALEKSSLIRRSGGKIKPRVLTEVLSDPDPFLRQAARHALLETVDSEFLTQMDPPKDPRIRTGLAMIMRKLSSRPEAAARIRRLLKDTDPNVRFVALRWIGEEKLSEFLPQLERELHSRSMTGRLFESYLAAIDMVARDRPGAEYERRETELLSDILSNKQTRSDTLVIALRKLQSAHLRDAFSSDHPGLNMELQQNLLSHTSTAVVREVVATLRDFGSPESRQILMDVVRNKNDFGGAAKDAIIALDPTDRQQRQLLLEIVCEDNEYSTVARQTLIDTAFSEAELEQLRQHEVDPNDVFRQSQRTVTRQTNRLDGIQQRRVAADTERGRLIFYNPRFGKCARCHQIDGRGGIAGPDLSNLFGMSDERLLESVMKPSREIAPRHTPWLIQTSDGLVRTGVLITERGSVQTYADARGETFQVNFDDIESRQQLSQSLMPEGLLDQMSDQEVADLLHYLQHRN; this is translated from the coding sequence GTGTCTGCCACCGGCCCGACACTGGCCACCTGTGGCGTCGCTGGTGAGCAAAGATTGCACTATAAACCGTATATGCTGATGTCACTGTTGTTTGGTACAGGGAATACGAGGTCTCTTTCCATGTTCAACCGAATGCTGGTGTGCGCTGTTTTCATGTTTTCTTTGTGCCGGCTGGATGCTCAGGTGGACATGCCACAGGTTCTTGACAGCCGGTTGGCGATGACGCTGTTTGCGCAGGAACCCGAGATCGTGACCCCGACCGGAATCGCGGTGGATCGGCGCGGCCGTGTCTTTTGCATTGAAAGTCATACTCACTTTCCTCCTGACGGCTATGCGGGTCCTGAAACAGACCGCATCCGGATTTATGATGACACCAACGCCGATGGTCGTGCGGATCGGATCACCACATTTTTTGAAGGTTCATCGGCCACAATGAACATGGCATTTGCGGCCGACGGATCACTGTATGTGGCGACACGGGCAAAAATTTTCCGGTTGCACGATCAGAATGGCGATGACAAGCCCGATTCGAACACACTGGTGATCGATCTTCAGACCAATGGCAATTATCCGCACAACGGACTGTCGGGACTCGCGTTTCAGAACAACAGACTGTACTTCGGTTTCGGTGAGAACCTGGGTCTGGATTATAAGCTCGTTGGTTCGGATGGAACGGTAATCTCCGGTGGTGGTGAGGGAGGCAATGTGTTTTCCTGTGCGTTGGATGGTTCGAAACTGCGCGCCGTGGCCACCGGATTCTGGAATCCGTTCGGCCTTGCTTTTGACAAGGTCGGAAACCTGATTGCCATCGACAATGATCCGGACTGGCGACCACCCTGTCGGTTGCTGCACATTGTTGAAGGTGGAGATTACGGATATCGCTTTTCGCATGGTCGCCGGGGGACCCATCCGTTCACCGCCTGGTTCGGCGAATTACCAGGGACCCTGGGAATGATTTCCGGTACGGGAGAAGCACCCAGCGGTCTTCTGCGCTATGACCGAGTCAGTCCTGATCCGCAGACCAGCAGCCTGTTGTGTACCTCATGGGGACTGCATGCTGTTGAGAAATATGATCTGGTCCCCAGTGGAGCCTCTTTTCGGGCTCGCAGTATGACACTCATCAAGGGAGGAATCGATTTTCGCCCGGTCGGGATTGCAGCGGCTCCAGATGGAACCATGTATCTCAGTGACTGGTGCAAACGCTCGTACCAGCTGCACGGGTTCGGACGTATCTGGAAGATCACCTTTGACGGCAGGAGTGGTCAAACACCGGATAATCATTCTGCGCCTGTTTCTTATCCGTACCGGCAGACAGACGTTGTTTCGAGGCAGCGGGCAGCGAACCTGCTCTCTGCGGAACGCATTGATTTTCCAAGGGCAATTCAGACGGCTGTCTCAGCACTGGAGAAATCCTCCCTGATTCGACGCAGCGGCGGAAAAATCAAGCCTCGTGTGCTGACAGAGGTTCTGTCCGATCCGGACCCGTTTCTCCGGCAGGCGGCACGTCATGCTTTGCTGGAAACAGTAGATTCAGAATTCCTGACGCAGATGGATCCGCCGAAAGATCCCCGCATCCGAACGGGTCTGGCAATGATCATGCGGAAGCTGTCTTCGCGTCCCGAAGCTGCGGCACGGATCAGGCGGTTACTCAAGGACACAGATCCGAATGTTCGCTTTGTGGCTCTGCGGTGGATTGGAGAAGAGAAACTTTCGGAATTTCTGCCACAACTGGAGCGTGAACTTCACTCGCGTTCCATGACAGGACGCCTGTTCGAGTCTTATCTGGCGGCGATTGATATGGTCGCTCGTGATCGGCCCGGTGCAGAATACGAGCGGCGCGAAACCGAGTTGTTAAGCGATATTTTGAGTAACAAACAGACCCGGTCGGATACGCTGGTGATCGCTCTGCGAAAGCTGCAGAGTGCACACCTCAGAGACGCGTTCAGCAGCGACCATCCCGGACTAAACATGGAACTGCAGCAGAATCTGTTAAGTCACACCAGCACCGCTGTGGTTCGCGAAGTGGTCGCCACGCTCAGAGATTTTGGCTCGCCGGAGTCGAGACAAATACTGATGGATGTCGTCCGAAATAAAAACGATTTTGGTGGTGCAGCAAAAGATGCCATTATTGCACTGGATCCGACCGACAGGCAGCAGCGGCAGCTGTTGCTGGAGATTGTGTGTGAGGACAACGAATATTCGACGGTCGCCCGACAAACCCTGATTGATACAGCATTCAGTGAAGCCGAACTGGAACAGTTGCGTCAGCATGAGGTGGATCCGAATGACGTATTTCGTCAGTCACAACGGACAGTCACGCGTCAAACAAACCGGCTCGACGGAATTCAGCAAAGACGGGTGGCTGCTGATACGGAACGCGGTCGACTCATCTTTTATAATCCACGATTCGGCAAGTGTGCCCGATGCCATCAGATAGACGGACGAGGCGGAATTGCCGGACCTGATCTGTCGAATCTTTTCGGTATGTCGGACGAGAGACTGCTGGAATCTGTGATGAAGCCCAGCAGAGAAATTGCCCCGCGACACACTCCCTGGTTAATTCAGACATCGGACGGACTGGTCCGCACGGGTGTGCTGATCACCGAACGCGGAAGTGTCCAGACATATGCTGACGCTCGTGGTGAAACGTTTCAGGTGAATTTCGATGACATCGAAAGCAGGCAGCAACTTAGTCAGTCCCTGATGCCTGAGGGGCTGCTCGACCAGATGTCAGATCAGGAAGTGGCTGATTTGCTGCACTATCTGCAACACCGAAACTAG
- a CDS encoding glycoside hydrolase produces the protein MKTPVFILLLLFLTVSLVRGDDSVLPWYVNRPIVTVQKEVYKKYPRKGAGALVSVRYVGPHLERLETHSVEFRDDVYSERFTRFSSDNGKTWSPSRPLASSDVYYKGKELRETGGAGFYDRKTGLLVGVWLRQIAINGLYNCFTYSRFSRDFGQTWSMPVQLRYEAGTDFNPDDPHNARFLRSNQAYFGNNIIRHSNGTLIHVVAHANAPGDKGNASRAWKMGSVVFIGRWNPGENNYVWTPGARIEISPLHSARGLMEPAVAELKDGRLLIVWRGSTHGWTGEKATLPGRKFFSVSSDGGKTLSPPREWKYDDGTSFYSPSSIHRMIRHSQTGKLYWVGNICGTPPRGNSPRYPLVIGEIDETKAALKKTTLTAIDDRRPDQPKNIQLSNFSLLEDREKHHLELYLSILGEYPDSVYTSNSYKYKVLLNELTTDASND, from the coding sequence ATGAAAACGCCCGTGTTCATTTTGCTGTTATTGTTCTTAACGGTCTCGCTGGTGCGAGGTGACGATTCCGTTTTGCCGTGGTACGTGAATCGACCTATCGTCACCGTGCAAAAAGAGGTCTACAAAAAATATCCGCGAAAAGGAGCAGGGGCGCTCGTTTCCGTCCGCTACGTGGGTCCCCACCTCGAACGGTTGGAAACCCACAGTGTTGAATTTCGCGATGATGTCTACAGTGAGCGCTTCACTCGCTTCTCCTCCGATAACGGTAAAACCTGGAGTCCCTCGCGTCCGCTGGCATCCTCCGACGTTTATTACAAAGGCAAAGAACTCAGAGAAACAGGCGGGGCCGGATTTTACGACAGGAAAACCGGCCTGCTCGTTGGGGTCTGGCTGAGACAGATTGCCATCAATGGCCTTTACAACTGCTTCACCTATTCGCGATTCTCCCGCGATTTCGGACAAACCTGGTCGATGCCCGTCCAACTTCGTTACGAAGCTGGCACGGATTTCAATCCCGACGACCCTCACAACGCCAGGTTCCTCCGTTCCAACCAGGCCTATTTCGGCAACAACATCATCCGCCATTCCAACGGCACGCTCATTCACGTCGTGGCTCATGCCAACGCCCCGGGCGACAAAGGCAATGCCAGCCGCGCGTGGAAAATGGGATCGGTTGTGTTCATCGGACGATGGAACCCGGGCGAGAACAACTATGTGTGGACGCCCGGGGCCCGTATCGAAATTTCGCCGCTGCACTCCGCCCGAGGGCTGATGGAACCCGCCGTCGCCGAACTGAAAGATGGCCGTCTGTTAATTGTGTGGCGAGGCTCGACTCATGGCTGGACGGGTGAAAAAGCAACCCTGCCCGGTCGAAAATTCTTCAGCGTTTCGTCCGACGGCGGAAAAACGCTGAGCCCTCCCCGCGAATGGAAATACGACGACGGCACCAGCTTTTATTCCCCGTCCTCGATCCACCGCATGATTCGCCACAGTCAAACGGGAAAACTGTATTGGGTCGGCAATATTTGCGGTACACCGCCCCGGGGCAACTCACCTCGTTATCCCCTGGTCATTGGTGAAATCGACGAGACCAAAGCGGCGCTCAAAAAGACAACCCTCACAGCCATCGATGACCGGCGTCCCGATCAACCCAAAAATATACAGTTGTCGAACTTTTCGCTGCTGGAAGACCGCGAAAAACATCACCTGGAACTCTACCTCAGCATTCTGGGCGAATACCCTGACAGCGTTTACACATCCAACAGTTACAAATACAAGGTACTGCTGAACGAGCTGACAACAGACGCCAGCAACGATTGA